From the genome of Pseudomonas sp. Teo4, one region includes:
- a CDS encoding spermidine synthase: MATEREERLLARVEDAFGVISVYEVDDYRFLEFGDAIEQSCVFTADPSWLEYDYTRAMLVGALCHAQPESALFLGLGAGTLTQACMKFLPLEDIEAIELRPDVPRLAMEYLGLDDDPRLYVRIGDALELLPSAEQADLIFVDLYTDHGPGVGHLAWNFLENCQKQLNPGGWLVINQWANDDGRPLGAALLRGLYHRHYWELPVKEGNVILLVPADLEQTLDLDGVRARAEALMPRLGYSLESLIREVRPAT; the protein is encoded by the coding sequence ATGGCGACGGAGCGGGAAGAGCGGCTACTGGCCCGGGTCGAAGATGCCTTTGGCGTGATCAGCGTGTACGAGGTGGACGACTACCGTTTTCTCGAGTTCGGCGATGCCATCGAGCAAAGCTGCGTGTTCACTGCCGACCCCAGTTGGCTGGAGTACGATTACACCCGCGCCATGCTGGTCGGCGCCCTGTGCCACGCGCAGCCTGAAAGCGCGCTGTTTCTGGGGTTGGGCGCCGGTACCCTGACCCAGGCTTGCATGAAGTTTTTGCCCCTTGAGGATATCGAGGCCATCGAACTGCGTCCGGACGTGCCGCGCCTGGCCATGGAGTACCTGGGGCTGGACGATGATCCGCGCTTGTACGTGCGCATCGGCGATGCCCTTGAGTTGCTGCCGAGCGCGGAACAGGCCGACCTGATCTTCGTCGACCTGTATACCGACCACGGGCCGGGTGTCGGCCACCTGGCGTGGAATTTTCTGGAGAACTGCCAGAAGCAGCTCAACCCAGGCGGTTGGCTGGTGATCAACCAGTGGGCCAACGATGACGGCAGGCCGCTGGGTGCGGCGCTGTTGCGTGGGCTGTACCACCGGCATTACTGGGAGCTGCCGGTGAAGGAGGGCAACGTGATCCTGCTGGTGCCGGCGGACCTTGAGCAGACGCTGGATCTGGACGGGGTGCGGGCGCGGGCCGAGGCGTTGATGCCGCGTTTGGGGTACAGCCTGGAGAGCCTGATTCGAGAAGTTCGGCCTGCCACTTGA